Proteins found in one Pontibacter sp. SGAir0037 genomic segment:
- a CDS encoding GAF domain-containing SpoIIE family protein phosphatase has protein sequence MLNNKNAKTLLVISAIVSWILLLSSALLGAATVRQTGTPSAILPYTNNFLIVAFIVSVFFYQRIQSENLKGIDFIGYLWNLFSKAGITAYLGIGLYLGYLLTADSAESDATVLLQVVYQVNFGLMVFFLAKAFYIWRQLLLYHKNKFLQIAWDWFEVLLFSTLLLTVLNFDYSSYIFLPLLALLSFYILFLCTNLKWVAYLTFNKKGRSLVLLGAILVSCYIYARFFYDLSDRPELQIDYFNVGFLLLAMLFVGLYSLFAFLVALFSLPTSSVFEQKSEDLLNFQRLSQSIQQGQSEAQVYETLFESTIKASDASAAWFETIKNSATQLAFEPFNISQEEIDSIKQLLVAHNIQSVDYINNNLDRNAGFHDLGIPWKSLIMLPIHSKKHQFGMLYLLKDIEQGFDRETINVLKTFTNQTVLTIENLRLIAESLQNERYKEELKIASQVQDSLIPKSFPSDSWFEISTHALAAKEVGGDFYDFLQLSESRIAIIIGDVSGKGISAAFHMAQMKGIFHGLMQQDMAPSEFMKQANSALSRCLEKTSFITSALYIIDYRMKGFMFARAGHCHTLYYNSMTEDTFYFQTDGLGLGIIRDKSYANHIREMYYDYNPGDVMVVYTDGIVEARNTANDEYGEDRLLYMLTQTYHLEAEDIKCAIINDLEDFTGTDILYDDQTLLVIKFKQTQP, from the coding sequence ATGCTCAATAACAAAAACGCAAAAACTTTATTGGTAATTTCGGCTATTGTAAGCTGGATACTGCTGCTCTCTAGTGCATTGTTAGGGGCAGCAACTGTTCGCCAGACCGGTACTCCCTCTGCCATACTTCCTTATACTAATAATTTCCTTATAGTTGCTTTTATAGTCAGTGTCTTCTTCTACCAACGTATCCAGTCAGAAAACCTAAAAGGCATCGACTTTATCGGCTACTTATGGAACCTGTTTTCAAAAGCGGGCATAACAGCCTATTTAGGTATTGGGCTTTATTTGGGATATTTACTCACCGCCGACTCTGCCGAATCAGACGCTACTGTTCTGCTACAGGTGGTTTACCAGGTTAACTTTGGTTTGATGGTGTTCTTTCTGGCAAAGGCCTTTTATATATGGCGGCAGCTACTGTTATACCATAAAAACAAGTTCCTGCAGATTGCCTGGGATTGGTTTGAGGTGCTGCTCTTTAGCACCCTGCTGCTTACGGTGCTAAACTTCGACTATAGCAGCTATATTTTCCTGCCGCTGCTGGCTTTGCTTTCCTTTTACATTCTGTTTCTGTGCACCAACCTGAAATGGGTGGCTTACCTTACCTTTAATAAAAAAGGAAGGTCACTGGTGTTATTGGGAGCTATTTTAGTGAGCTGCTATATCTACGCCCGTTTTTTCTACGACCTGTCCGACAGGCCAGAACTGCAGATTGATTACTTTAATGTGGGCTTCCTGCTTCTGGCCATGCTTTTTGTGGGCCTGTATTCTTTGTTTGCCTTTCTGGTGGCCTTATTCAGCTTGCCTACATCAAGTGTTTTTGAGCAAAAAAGCGAAGACCTTCTCAATTTTCAGCGGTTAAGCCAATCGATACAACAGGGGCAGAGCGAGGCACAAGTTTACGAAACTCTTTTCGAAAGCACCATTAAAGCATCAGATGCCAGTGCAGCCTGGTTCGAAACCATTAAAAACAGTGCAACGCAACTTGCCTTCGAACCTTTTAACATCAGCCAGGAGGAAATCGACAGCATTAAGCAGTTGCTGGTGGCGCACAATATTCAAAGTGTCGACTACATTAACAATAACCTCGACCGCAATGCTGGTTTTCACGACCTGGGGATTCCCTGGAAGTCGCTGATCATGCTGCCGATTCACTCTAAAAAGCACCAGTTCGGGATGTTATACCTCCTGAAAGACATTGAGCAGGGCTTTGACCGTGAAACAATTAATGTGCTGAAAACTTTTACAAACCAGACCGTACTTACCATTGAGAACCTGCGTTTAATAGCTGAGTCTCTGCAGAACGAACGTTATAAGGAAGAGCTAAAAATTGCGAGCCAGGTACAGGACAGCCTTATTCCGAAATCGTTCCCGAGCGACAGCTGGTTTGAGATCAGCACGCATGCACTGGCAGCCAAAGAAGTAGGCGGCGACTTTTACGATTTCCTGCAACTCAGCGAGTCCCGCATTGCAATTATTATTGGCGATGTATCGGGCAAAGGTATTTCAGCAGCCTTTCACATGGCCCAGATGAAAGGTATTTTTCATGGGCTTATGCAGCAGGACATGGCACCGAGCGAATTTATGAAACAGGCCAATTCTGCCCTTAGCCGCTGCTTGGAGAAAACCTCTTTTATTACTTCTGCGCTATACATTATCGACTACCGCATGAAGGGCTTTATGTTTGCACGGGCAGGCCATTGCCATACGCTTTACTATAACTCCATGACGGAAGATACGTTCTACTTTCAAACGGATGGTTTAGGCCTGGGCATTATCCGGGATAAAAGCTATGCCAACCACATTCGGGAAATGTACTACGACTACAACCCCGGAGATGTAATGGTAGTTTATACAGATGGTATCGTAGAGGCCCGCAACACAGCAAACGATGAATACGGAGAAGACAGGTTGCTCTATATGCTTACGCAAACTTACCATTTAGAAGCAGAAGACATTAAGTGTGCCATTATTAACGATTTAGAAGATTTCACGGGAACAGATATCCTTTACGATGACCAGACACTGCTCGTGATAAAGTTTAAACAGACTCAACCCTAA
- a CDS encoding LytTR family DNA-binding domain-containing protein has translation MKIRCLLVDDEPPALAVLRSHIEAVPMLEVTGQCHNAIAAFDALQKHPVDLMFLDIKMPQLLGTDFLKSLRNPPKVILTTAYREYALEAFDLDVVDYLLKPISLDRFLRAVQKVIKSDAPLAPAITNHSEPAHTSSERFLYFRVDRKMVKVMVDDILYIESLKDYVRIVTASKQLVAKQTITSLEEMLPEEQFLRIHRSFIVSLKKIDSYSPAHIDIMGKELPIGRHYKNETERALKFGKS, from the coding sequence ATGAAAATACGTTGCCTTCTTGTTGATGATGAGCCACCGGCCCTGGCAGTGCTGCGGTCTCATATTGAGGCGGTGCCGATGCTGGAAGTAACAGGCCAGTGCCATAATGCCATTGCCGCTTTCGATGCCTTGCAGAAACATCCCGTCGATCTGATGTTCCTGGACATAAAGATGCCACAACTGCTGGGTACAGATTTTTTAAAGTCGCTTCGGAATCCGCCAAAAGTTATACTTACAACTGCCTACAGGGAGTATGCACTGGAAGCTTTCGACCTGGATGTGGTAGATTACCTGCTCAAGCCAATCTCCCTCGACCGTTTTCTGAGGGCGGTGCAGAAGGTGATAAAATCAGATGCTCCGCTTGCACCCGCTATAACTAACCACTCAGAGCCTGCTCATACTAGCTCAGAACGATTCCTGTATTTCCGGGTAGATAGAAAAATGGTGAAAGTAATGGTTGATGACATCCTTTACATTGAAAGCCTGAAAGACTATGTGCGGATTGTAACCGCTTCCAAACAGCTTGTTGCCAAGCAAACAATTACCTCTTTAGAGGAAATGCTGCCAGAGGAGCAGTTTTTGCGCATTCATCGTTCTTTTATCGTTTCTCTTAAAAAGATAGATTCGTATTCGCCTGCGCACATCGATATTATGGGCAAAGAGCTTCCCATAGGCAGGCATTATAAAAACGAAACAGAAAGAGCCTTAAAGTTCGGGAAATCATAA
- a CDS encoding AAA family ATPase, translated as MLKIAVTGPESTGKSTISEKLARRYHTTWVPEFARTYIENLNRPYTLADIEAIAQGQLALEQQQIQQAQKVFFSDTDMLVLKIWSEHAFGYCPAFIAEKLAQQEYDLYLLMGVDLPWEPDPQREHPHLRQFFYDWYKRELQALKVNFVEIYGTYEQRFQLACQQIDELLKP; from the coding sequence ATGCTAAAAATTGCCGTTACGGGCCCGGAGTCTACGGGTAAATCAACCATCTCTGAAAAACTCGCCCGCCGCTATCACACCACTTGGGTGCCTGAATTTGCACGCACCTATATCGAAAACCTGAACAGGCCCTATACTTTAGCCGATATCGAAGCCATAGCCCAGGGACAGCTCGCTCTGGAACAGCAGCAAATACAGCAAGCACAGAAAGTGTTTTTTTCTGATACAGATATGCTGGTGCTGAAAATATGGAGTGAACATGCCTTTGGCTATTGCCCTGCTTTTATTGCTGAAAAGTTAGCACAACAGGAGTATGATCTATACTTATTAATGGGAGTAGACTTGCCCTGGGAGCCCGATCCGCAACGCGAACACCCGCACCTGCGCCAGTTCTTTTATGATTGGTACAAGCGGGAGTTACAGGCGCTGAAGGTAAATTTTGTGGAAATTTACGGTACCTATGAGCAACGGTTCCAGCTGGCTTGCCAACAGATAGATGAGCTCCTGAAGCCATAA
- a CDS encoding STAS domain-containing protein: protein MKITNEIKDNTIVMTLDGELDASSSVLLDEELSDPEIMKYSKILVDCEKLNYISSAGLGVFISHLQRFEDAQIKLIFFNMQDKVRNVFEILGLDLLMTIVSNYEEAMTIADE, encoded by the coding sequence ATGAAAATAACAAATGAAATAAAAGACAACACCATCGTTATGACACTGGATGGTGAACTGGATGCCAGCTCATCTGTATTGCTGGACGAAGAGCTTTCTGATCCGGAAATCATGAAGTACAGCAAGATATTGGTGGACTGCGAGAAGCTCAACTATATCTCTTCTGCAGGTTTAGGCGTATTTATTTCGCACCTGCAACGCTTCGAAGACGCTCAGATAAAGCTCATCTTCTTTAACATGCAGGATAAAGTGCGCAATGTCTTCGAAATTCTGGGTCTCGATCTGTTGATGACCATCGTTTCAAATTATGAAGAAGCAATGACCATTGCGGATGAATAA
- a CDS encoding aldose 1-epimerase family protein yields MLYFLENDNLKVGVESFGAELQHFIRLSDQQELIWQGNPAIWPGHAPNLFPIVGALPHNQFTHEGKTYQMLRHGFARRTEFDLVEEKKDKLVFQLKQSEETLSQYPFKFSLLIAFKLEGNSLSTTYQVTNTDHEALYFSVGGHPGFNVPLYPGEQYSDYYLEFEQPETLVRYLIDEAGLQSGETERVLTESAVLPLQHEYFEKDAIVLKDVKSEKVILASRKSAYRLEMDFKGFPYLGIWTKPGASPFVCIEPWCGITSHEGDTGELKEKEGIEMLSPEAIFERTYTLTVL; encoded by the coding sequence ATGCTATACTTTCTGGAGAATGATAACCTTAAAGTAGGTGTCGAGAGTTTCGGTGCCGAACTGCAACATTTCATCAGGCTTTCAGATCAGCAGGAGCTTATCTGGCAAGGCAATCCTGCTATCTGGCCCGGCCACGCGCCCAATCTTTTTCCTATTGTTGGTGCATTGCCCCATAATCAGTTTACGCACGAAGGCAAAACGTACCAGATGCTACGCCACGGCTTTGCCCGAAGAACCGAATTTGACCTGGTAGAAGAGAAAAAAGACAAACTGGTATTTCAGTTGAAGCAGAGCGAAGAGACCTTATCGCAATATCCTTTCAAGTTTAGCCTGCTGATTGCTTTTAAACTGGAAGGGAACAGCCTTTCCACCACTTACCAGGTAACCAACACAGATCATGAGGCTTTGTATTTCTCTGTTGGGGGGCATCCGGGTTTTAATGTGCCCTTGTACCCTGGGGAGCAATATTCAGATTATTACCTGGAGTTTGAGCAGCCCGAAACGTTGGTGCGTTACCTTATAGATGAAGCAGGCTTGCAATCAGGTGAAACAGAGCGGGTTTTAACTGAAAGTGCTGTGCTGCCGCTTCAGCATGAGTATTTTGAGAAAGATGCCATTGTTCTGAAAGATGTTAAATCAGAGAAGGTGATTCTGGCAAGCCGGAAGAGTGCCTATCGTTTAGAGATGGATTTTAAAGGTTTTCCTTACCTGGGCATCTGGACCAAGCCTGGCGCATCGCCTTTTGTATGCATAGAGCCCTGGTGCGGCATTACCAGCCACGAAGGCGATACAGGTGAATTAAAAGAAAAAGAAGGTATTGAAATGCTGAGCCCGGAAGCAATTTTCGAGCGCACTTATACGCTGACGGTTTTGTAG
- a CDS encoding sensor histidine kinase, protein MLHQQPDFIFSNKAQHRISRHVVFWMFCVLFFTLLYGSKPIDNLTFFVKGLPQKELLIRSYELAFMEALSFLPTHIILSYTFMYLLIPRYLFKGKYLYFFLGLTFAVLLVATLSNAISDFIVIPIREAIGVIHPVSNFYYGLMSGVRGGLTVAGFAGAIKLAKHWYQKNQLNLKLEHEKLTAELQLLKAQVHPHFLFNTLNNLYSLTLTHSAEAPEVVLKLSGLLRYMLYEGNVPKVPLSKEVKLITDYLELEKMRYGNRLDLSVNLSGDFDGKLIAPLLLLPFLENSFKHGASEHLDQAWVSLDLSVRENKLKLKLMNALPEASALTAGGVRSGGIGLQNVQKRLQLIYPDQHELKIIREAEVFIVTLVLYLEPDTMFTHAPAPDYEITLPPFSNS, encoded by the coding sequence ATGCTGCATCAACAACCCGACTTTATATTTTCGAATAAGGCGCAGCATCGCATAAGCAGGCATGTTGTTTTCTGGATGTTCTGTGTCTTGTTCTTTACCCTGCTGTATGGGAGCAAACCAATCGATAACCTAACCTTTTTTGTAAAGGGGCTGCCGCAGAAAGAACTCCTGATACGCTCTTATGAGCTGGCTTTTATGGAGGCTTTGTCTTTTCTGCCGACGCACATTATACTGAGCTACACATTTATGTACCTGCTCATTCCGCGGTATCTGTTTAAAGGTAAATACCTTTACTTCTTCCTGGGCCTTACGTTTGCGGTGCTGTTGGTCGCCACGCTATCCAATGCTATTTCTGATTTTATAGTTATACCAATTCGGGAAGCTATCGGTGTTATTCATCCGGTTAGTAATTTTTACTATGGCCTGATGAGCGGTGTAAGGGGAGGGCTTACTGTTGCCGGATTTGCCGGAGCTATAAAGCTTGCCAAGCACTGGTACCAGAAAAACCAGCTAAACCTGAAGCTGGAGCATGAAAAACTGACTGCCGAACTGCAACTGCTCAAAGCACAGGTGCACCCCCACTTCCTGTTTAACACGCTCAACAACCTCTATTCTTTAACCCTTACACACTCTGCCGAGGCACCTGAAGTTGTTTTAAAGCTGTCGGGCCTGTTGCGGTACATGCTGTACGAAGGCAATGTACCAAAGGTACCGCTGTCGAAAGAAGTAAAGCTGATAACAGATTACCTGGAACTGGAAAAAATGCGCTATGGCAACCGCCTGGACCTTTCTGTAAACTTGAGCGGCGATTTTGATGGAAAACTAATCGCTCCTTTGTTATTGCTGCCCTTCCTGGAGAACAGCTTTAAGCATGGTGCCAGCGAGCACCTTGATCAGGCCTGGGTGAGCCTGGATCTTTCGGTGCGGGAAAATAAGCTGAAGTTAAAACTGATGAATGCATTGCCGGAAGCCAGTGCCTTAACTGCAGGAGGGGTCAGGTCTGGAGGTATTGGTTTGCAAAATGTACAGAAGCGGCTGCAGCTTATCTATCCTGATCAGCACGAACTGAAGATTATACGGGAGGCAGAGGTGTTTATTGTAACGCTGGTGCTGTACTTAGAGCCGGATACTATGTTTACGCATGCGCCTGCGCCTGATTATGAGATTACTCTTCCGCCTTTTTCTAATTCCTGA
- a CDS encoding rhodanese-like domain-containing protein, with the protein MHEITVQELKDRLARHNKMQLVDVREPSEFEICNLGGELIPLGELPKQANRVRQDIPVVVICHHGFRSAQAINYLSQRLGYENLLNLKGGIHAWATEIDPTMAVY; encoded by the coding sequence ATGCACGAGATTACAGTACAAGAATTAAAAGACAGACTGGCCCGCCATAATAAAATGCAGCTAGTGGATGTGCGGGAACCATCAGAGTTCGAGATCTGCAATTTAGGAGGAGAACTTATTCCGCTCGGAGAGCTTCCGAAGCAGGCAAACCGCGTGCGACAGGATATACCGGTTGTGGTCATCTGCCACCACGGCTTCAGAAGCGCACAAGCTATAAATTACCTTTCTCAACGCCTCGGCTACGAGAACCTGCTCAACCTGAAGGGCGGCATTCATGCCTGGGCAACAGAAATAGACCCAACAATGGCGGTTTACTGA
- the pnuC gene encoding nicotinamide riboside transporter PnuC yields the protein MEFSTLTSNLAAYSQAACSLIASLPIPGKLLQAQSITSLVGVWQQFVEGMQQTSLLEYIAVLAGIASVWFSRKENIWVYPVGLISTIIYVYLSFQYHLIGEASVNIYYSVLSIYGWVLWARKNKSQEHALQITFSNKKQLLQQLTFFIVLYILIYYSLIYLKESFYPGVIPWGDAFASATAYTGMWLMARKKVESWYWWIATNIASIPLYFVKGLVFTSVFYFVLLVMAFAGLAEWQRRGNKIRAGRVTV from the coding sequence ATGGAATTTTCTACACTTACCTCTAATCTGGCCGCATACAGCCAGGCAGCCTGTTCTCTGATTGCATCATTGCCTATTCCTGGAAAGCTGTTGCAGGCGCAGAGTATTACCAGCCTTGTTGGGGTGTGGCAGCAGTTTGTAGAGGGGATGCAGCAAACATCGTTACTGGAATATATAGCTGTGCTGGCCGGAATTGCCAGTGTATGGTTTTCCCGGAAAGAAAATATATGGGTTTATCCGGTGGGGCTTATCAGCACCATTATTTACGTATACTTAAGCTTTCAATATCACCTAATAGGAGAGGCCAGCGTTAATATTTATTACTCGGTACTGAGTATCTATGGCTGGGTACTTTGGGCCAGGAAAAACAAAAGCCAGGAGCATGCGCTGCAAATCACTTTTTCAAATAAAAAGCAGCTGTTGCAACAGCTAACTTTTTTCATAGTTCTGTATATTCTCATTTACTATAGCCTGATCTACCTGAAAGAGTCTTTTTACCCTGGTGTGATACCTTGGGGGGATGCCTTTGCCAGCGCTACTGCTTATACGGGCATGTGGCTGATGGCCAGAAAGAAGGTAGAGAGCTGGTACTGGTGGATTGCAACTAATATAGCCTCGATTCCGCTTTATTTTGTGAAGGGACTGGTTTTTACATCTGTTTTTTATTTTGTTTTGTTAGTGATGGCTTTTGCCGGATTGGCAGAATGGCAGAGGAGGGGCAATAAAATAAGGGCTGGTAGAGTTACTGTATAA
- the guaB gene encoding IMP dehydrogenase, with protein MIFDQSKIQFEALTYDDVLLLPAYSEVLPKDTDTSTQLTRNIRLNIPLLSAAMDTVTEADLAIAMAQEGGIGIIHKNMSVKAQAEQVRKVKRSESGMIMDPITLEETATLGDAVQIMTEHKIGGIPVVNSENKLTGIITNRDLRFEKDLTQKVSSIMTRDNLITAEKGTDLAKAEDILQQYKIEKLPVVDQDGKLVGLITYKDILKKKDRPNACKDEYGRLRVGAAVGVTADLMDRIKALVEAGVDVISLDTAHGHSKGVIDAVRRIKEQYPALEVMAGNVATADGARALADAGADAVKVGVGPGSICTTRIIAGIGVPQLSAVIEAVKGLQGTGVPVIADGGIKFSGDIVKALAGGASTVMIGSLLAGTEEAPGEVIIYEGRKFKTYRGMGSVEAMEEGSKDRYFQGSETETKKLVPEGIVGRVPYKGLVAEVIYQMVGGLKAGMGYCGTPTIEKLQDAKMVKITGAGLRESHPHDVQIMREAPNYSR; from the coding sequence ATGATCTTTGATCAGTCTAAGATTCAATTCGAAGCACTCACCTACGACGACGTGCTTCTTCTCCCAGCCTATTCTGAGGTTTTACCCAAAGACACAGATACATCCACTCAGCTGACGCGCAATATTCGTCTTAATATTCCGCTTTTATCGGCTGCTATGGATACTGTTACAGAAGCTGATCTGGCAATAGCCATGGCGCAGGAAGGTGGTATCGGGATTATCCATAAAAACATGTCGGTAAAGGCGCAAGCGGAACAGGTTCGCAAAGTGAAGCGTTCAGAAAGCGGCATGATCATGGACCCTATCACACTTGAGGAAACTGCCACCCTTGGCGATGCGGTTCAGATAATGACAGAACACAAAATAGGTGGTATACCTGTGGTGAATTCCGAGAACAAGCTAACAGGTATTATTACAAACCGCGACCTTCGTTTCGAGAAAGACCTTACCCAGAAAGTCTCTTCTATCATGACGCGCGACAATCTGATAACTGCTGAAAAAGGAACAGACCTGGCTAAGGCCGAAGACATTCTGCAGCAGTACAAGATTGAGAAGCTACCAGTGGTAGACCAGGATGGCAAACTGGTAGGGCTTATCACATACAAAGACATCCTGAAGAAAAAAGACAGACCAAACGCCTGCAAAGACGAGTATGGCCGCCTGCGTGTAGGTGCTGCCGTTGGTGTTACTGCCGACCTGATGGACCGTATTAAAGCATTGGTTGAAGCAGGGGTAGACGTTATCAGCCTGGATACAGCCCACGGACATTCCAAGGGAGTGATAGATGCTGTTCGACGCATAAAAGAACAATACCCTGCGCTGGAAGTAATGGCCGGTAACGTAGCCACGGCCGATGGCGCCAGGGCGCTTGCCGATGCCGGTGCAGATGCTGTTAAAGTTGGTGTAGGACCCGGCAGTATTTGTACTACCCGTATTATTGCAGGTATAGGTGTGCCTCAGCTTTCTGCTGTTATCGAAGCAGTTAAAGGCTTGCAGGGCACTGGTGTACCAGTAATTGCCGATGGTGGAATTAAATTCTCCGGTGATATTGTAAAAGCATTGGCCGGAGGGGCCAGTACAGTTATGATCGGTTCTCTGCTGGCAGGCACAGAGGAAGCCCCGGGTGAAGTAATTATTTACGAAGGCCGCAAGTTTAAAACGTATAGAGGCATGGGTTCTGTAGAAGCTATGGAAGAAGGCTCGAAAGACCGTTACTTCCAGGGCAGCGAAACAGAAACCAAAAAGCTGGTACCTGAAGGTATTGTAGGCCGTGTGCCTTATAAGGGACTTGTAGCAGAGGTTATATACCAGATGGTGGGTGGTTTAAAAGCCGGTATGGGCTACTGCGGCACGCCAACCATCGAAAAACTGCAGGATGCCAAAATGGTGAAAATAACAGGAGCCGGTCTTCGCGAGAGCCATCCGCACGATGTTCAGATTATGCGTGAAGCTCCGAACTACAGCAGATAA